ATAGAGATCCATATGAACAGGATATAAGGGAGTACAGTTACAGacagcgagaaagagaaagagagagagaacgctatGAATCTGATAGAGAACGAGATCATGAAAGACGAACTTGTGAGCGAAGCCAAAGCCCAACGCACTCGAGAAGAGCTCAGAGTTGCAGCGCTTCGCCAGCACAGTCTGAGAGGCATCAAAGTGACAGTGTGGATTCTGAACGCAGGATATACAGTCGATCATCGGACCGTAGCGGTAGCTGCAGTTCACTATCACCTCCACGATACGATAAAGCAGATAAACCAGACAAAGTTCGACCGGACCGTTatgagaaaaatgaaaaggaGAAAGATCGGCTGTTTGAACCTGAAAGAGCTGAAAAACGAACCCAAAGAAAAGACAAGTCTGAAAAAttggaaagaacaaagaaaattgagaAATCTGAAGTGGAGAAACTGGATAAGAAAGAGAAAATTGAGAAGCTTAAAATACGGAAGGTGAAACCTCCATCTCCAAGTTCCCTGTCTTCTGAAACAGACCATGAAGTAGATAGGGACCTAAATCTTGATAGTCTAAAGGGCAAAACtaaacaaggaaaagacaaagcAGAGAAAGAAGGAGCTTCAAAAAATCGTTTGGACTTAATTCCTTGTGTGGTGTTAACTCGTGTAAAGGAGAGAGAGGCAAAAATGATTGAGCCCTTGAATGCAGAGAAACCAAGAggaaagtcagagagtgacacTGTCAAATCTCCATCTGCAGAACAGAATAAAGTACAGTTAACTCGACTTGACCAGACAAAAACTGAACTATCAAAATTAGAACCTTCCAGGCCAAAAGTGCCAAAAGAGAAGTTGCTTGCCAGCCAAATAGAGGTTGTGGGTAAGGAAGTGAAAATTAAGCATAAAAAGAACCTCAAATCAGAACCATGCCCTGAAGCACCAAATGCAATGGATATTGACAAACTGGAGGCTAGGAAGAGACGTTTTGCAGATCCCACTTTAAGAACGGATCGGCAGAAATTAGAGGTTAAGCGAGGcagtcaagaggaagaggaactCCGACTAGGTCTAAGAAAACCACCTGAACTAGCTGCTTGGAGAGAAATGCCTACAGTAGGCAAAGAAGGAGATTTGGACCGAAGACCTTTGCGGAAAGAATTACTCAAAAGGGAGCATAGGAAAGTCAAGCAAGAGAAACTAATTTCAGCATTTAGTCCCCGAGAAGGACAGGAGTCTGCGACTGTTTCTGCGGGAATTGGCTTGCGGCCCAGTATAGAAGCACAGTCAAGATTAAATGAGCCATCTGAAGAACCAGTAGAAACTCCAGAAATTGCATTAAAGAAACTGAATACAACGAAGCCTCCAAATAAGGGAACTGTGCAGCCATTGCTCCCACATCTTGATGAGGTACcaggggaaggagagattaaaAGAGAGGAACGGAAAAGAAAGTACAGTGGTACCCCTGAGGACACAAATGATCACAAGTCTGCCAATGAAAAATTACAAACCATTGATGCGGATGAGAAACTTGGGATTGATATTGATTACACTCAAAGTTATAGGAAACAGATGGAGCAGAACCGTAGACttaaacagcaacaggaaatGGAAATGGCAAAATCTGAAAAGTACAACAGCCCCAGGAAAGAAAATGCAGATGAATTTGAAAGGAGGAGTTTAGTCCATGAAGTGGGGAAGCCACCTCAGGATGTCACAGATGATTCCCCTCCAGTTAAACGGAGAAAAACTGATCAATTTGACTTTGAAACTAGCATGAAACGAGAAAGAAATTACAGAAGTTCTCGTCAGCTAAGTGAAGATTCTGAGaaaactgtcctttcccctggATTTCGACATATCCTCTCTTATCAGGATGAGGATGATAATGATTCCCCCCATCAGGCATTGCTACCAAAAGAACCAAAGGATTCTCCAAAACTAGACTCCACCTTTCAGATTCCTGTTAGAGAAGAACCTTTAAAATGCAATGCTCATGAGTCAAATAAGCGAGAACAAATGCTGGATTTGGCTAGGTTTAAAATAATGTCTCAGAGCTCAGAAGAAGAGGCACCTCGTTGGGAAACACGTCTGAAACTAGATGCAAGTAGGTCTGATGTTAGCTTTCCCAGTAGCATTATCAAACGAGATGGCATTCGCAAACGTTCTGTACGTGAGCTTGAACCAGGTGAGGTACCATCTGATTCTGATGAGGATAATGAACATAAATCTTCTCATTCACCTAAAGCTTCAACATCTTTTGAAAGTTCTAGATTACCTTTATTCCTGCGAAATAGGGAAGATAGAATATCAGACTTAAAGCTGTCAAGCTCACTAGAAAGAAATAAATTCTACTCCTTTGCACTTGACAAGACCATTACCCCTGATACCAAGGCTTTACTTGAGAGGGCAAAGTCTCTGTCTTCATCCCGAGAAGAAAATTGGTCATTCTTAGATCGGGATTCGAGGTTTGCCAGCTTCAGGAAAGATAAAGATAAAGAAAAGGTTGAATCAGCACCAAGGCCAATCCCTTCTTGGTATatgaaaaagaaaaaaattagAACAGATTCTGAAGGCAAAATAGATGAAAAGAAGGAAGATCATAAGGAAGATGAACAGGAGAGGCAAGAATTATTTGCTTCCCGGTTCCTGCATAGCTCAATCTTTGAGCAGGATTCAAAACGCTTACAGCATCTTGAAAGGAAAGAAGATGATATGGATGTAATTTCAGGTCGGTTATTTGGAAGGCAGGGATCTGTTGATGGCTCCAGTAATACCCCAGATCTCATACAGGAACCTGTAGTCTTATTTCACAGTCGGTTTATTGAATTGACACGTATGCAACAGAAGGAGAAAGAAAAGGATCAGAAGCCAAAGGAACTTGAACGACGAGAAATTGAGAAAGAAGCTCAACCTAAAACAACAGAGCCTGTATCTGAATTGAAAGAATCAGATTTGAAAAATACTTGTCCTCTTTTGAGGGCTATAgtcccaccaccacctccaccacctcctctgaccaCAAGTTTTCAGGCACTACCTGCTGAACAACAAGAAACCGTTAAAAATAAAACAGCAAATGAAACCCTGGTGACAGAAAGTGTAGTTTCCAACTCAGGAGAGAATCGTTCAGAATCTGGACCTGCAGCTGATGCATCTAAACCTGTCATTGTTAATGTGAGCCCCTGTGAAGAAATCGAACCTATTGTTGTAAACAAGCAGTTGGAAGCAAATGTTACTTCAGAACCAGTGGCTTCTGGGCAGGAATCAGTAGTTAGAGAACATCTGTCTTATTTGGATACCAAACCACCAACTCCAGGGGGAAATGATGTACAAGAAATCTGCATCAATGCTGAACCTAAAGTACCAGAGATCAATGCAGATTCCTCCAAACCTATCCCAAAAGAGGTAGTATCTGAGGAGCACAAAGATAATAAGAATCCTCCTATCAGTGTTGAACTGGATATCAACAAGAAAGAAGAGCATTCAGGGATCCGTCCACAGGTTTCTGACAATGAAATGGATACTGAGCCTTCTGTAgttttaaaagagaaaaagaattccAAAAATAAAAGAACAAAGACTCCACTTCAAGCCATCACTGCAACCATTTCAGAAAAGCCGGTCACAAGAAAAAGTGAAAGGATAGACCGTGAAAAGCTCAAACGGTCGTCATCACCTCGTGGCGACACTCAAAAACTTCAGGACCAAAAGTTAGATATAGAAAAGGTCTCCAAAAACACAGCAAAGTCTCCAAGTTCAGCCCCCGAGTCAGAAACCTCTGAGCCAAGTCTTCCTTTAGGTAGAACAAGACGCAGAAATGTGCGGTCAGTTTATGCCACAGTTGATGATGGCCCATCCTTAATAAAGGACTCAACAGATACATTGCGTTCAACCAGGAAAAGGGCTGAGAAAGAAGTTCAGGAATCACCAAATGTACAAACCCCTCCACGACGGGGAAGACCTCCAAAATCCCGTCGTAGACCTGGTGAAGAAGTGCCATGCTTTAAAGCTGACCAGGTAAAACAGGACGCTGAAGAAACAGAAACTAAAGATGGTACTGAAAGCACAAAACCTGTGGAAGGGTGGAAGTCACCTCGATCGCAGAAAACCGCACAAAGTCATTCTTCAGCTGCTCAGAGTAGCCAGATAGGAAGAAAAGGAGTTAAGACAGAACCAAGAACTGCTGAAATTTGTGTTGAACGTACAGCTGATGCTGCAGAGCCCTTAATTGAGCAAAGCTCAACAGCTGAGAATATCAAAGCCTCGGCTGAGGGAAATGAGATAGTAAGTGATCAAAAATCTGACAGAAATGATGGTGCATTAGAGAAGTGTCCTTCAACTAACAATTCGGGTGAAATCATAGAGAAAAGATCTGTGGAGAAAGGCTCAAAGTCAAaatgtgggagagggagaaatgCAAAGGCTAGTGAGGACAAAATGTGTCTACGAAATTTGGAAATAAGACTTAGCACTGAAGAAGTAAAAGGTGTTCTTCACTCAGGTGATGGAGAAGTGACTGTGACACCAAAAAAGGACCCACCGAGAAAtgacagtcagtcacctgagctAGTTAAAGAAGAAATAGGTGATACGTTTTTAGGACCTCCCAAATCACCAGAAAAAGAAATAGCAAAACCTGAGTGTTCACCAGAAGCTGTACAACGAGCTAAACAGATAGAACTTGAAAGAGCAGTGGAGAACATTGCAAAATTAACAGAAATCCCAACTGTACATCCTTACAAAGAGACGGCAGATGAGCCAGATGTTAGAACAGAGGAAGACGCGGAAAAGCCTGCCCATCAGGCTAGTGAAACTGAGCTTGCAGCAGCCATTGACTCCATTATTGCTGATGAATCAGCAGAACCAGATAGCTTCCCATCTGCTCCAAGATACCCTACTGAACAAACTGTAGCAGGTATCTCTGAAGATCAAATGGTACTTCCTACACCACCAGACACTTTGCAGCCTGAAACTGATCAGGATATTGTGAATATTTTAGAGTCAGCTGCAGATGTTGGTGCCTCAGGCCGATTGTTGGCAAAGGGCCAACCCTCAAACCGTTTGATATCAAAGATCCCAGCTTCAGGTCGTTTGCTGTCTAAAGCCCCAGTTTCTGGTCGCTCTGTTTCTAAATCTCCTGCTTCAGCAGAAAATGTGGTTACAGAAGTTCCCTCTTCAGTTGAAAGCATGGTTTCTGAAGTTCCCACCTCTACAGACAACATGATTCCTAAAGTTCCTACCTCAGAAGACAACATAGTTCCTGAAAATTCTACACCAGTAGACACCCCTTCAGCAGACAGTGTGATATCTAAAGCTCCAGTCCCATTGGATAGCACGATTGCTAAGGTTTCTGTCTCAGTGGAAAGTGTAATATCTAAAGCACCTGGCTCAGTTGAGAGTGTAATATCTAAAACTCCTGCATCAGTTGAGAGTGTGATTTCTAAAGTACCTGTCTCAGCTGAGAGTGTCATTTCTAAAGTTCCAGTCTCCACAGAGAGCATGGTTTCTGAAACTCCCATTTCAACAGAAGGTGTTGTTCCCTCAGCTCTGTCCTTGGACACTTCCGCTTTGAAAACTCCAGCTATGGACAGTCACTCGGCAATTTCAGTCAGTTCAACTTCCAGATCTCCTTTATTGACTACAGTGGTTGAGGCAAAAAGTCCTGATGTATGTTTTCAGCGATCTGGAAATATTTCCCAGAAAACAGAGAACCTTCCATTGCCAGAACCTGCTGAAGTCCCACGGACCCCAAGTCGTAGAGGGCGTTCAAAACCTCGAATGACAAGGCGTAATAGAAGAGGGAGCACTAGCAGAAAGGGAGAGTTAGCAGATGACAATAGTTCTGAACCCGAACCAGTGCCTGTTTCTGCTgacattaaacaaaacagtgtTACAGCAGAAACCATTTCAGAAAAATGTGCAAATAAATCAGTGGTAGAACCTATTTCTGTTTCCAAGAGTGATGCAGACAACCTGACTAAATTAGAAGAGTGTAAACTTGGTGGTATGAAACTCTCTGAATCAGATAAGGATTCAACAACTGAAGCTATTTCACCACATGATCCACTGCATTCTTCAGCCTGTAATGAAGATAACAGAAGTCCTCCCTGTTTTAAACTAAAGCAACACACCGAGTTTGCACCTGAAGCtcaatcaaaacaaaacatatcAAGAGTAGCTATTAATGCTTTCCCTACCACAACTACTGCAAAAATTTCAGTAACTCCTGCACCTGCCTTGGGAACTGCACATATTAGTTCTGGGGTTGTGCCAGATTGGATGTCAAGGCATGAGGCATCTCGTGCTTGTTCTACACCCCCTCCTACTGCTCCTCCCCCAGATACCAAAGCTTCTGACCTTGACACCAACTCTAGTACATTGAGGAAAATTCTCATGGAGCCAAAGTATGTGTCAGCTACAGGTGTTACAACCACGTTTGTAACTACAGCAATAAATGAGCCACTGACTTCGGTTCGGACAGAAGAAGCTTTCCCTTCAAGTGAAGCTAGCAAACTGGTATTGGATGAAAAAGCTGTAGTTCCACCTAGCAGTACTGGAGGACAACAAATATCAGAGATGCCAGTGTTTAATGAGAAAGAAAAGCATAGTAGTCCTTTGATATCACCCAAAGTTACTTCTGTAATAAGCAGGATCCCACCGAGTTTAGATCAAGAGGAAGCGGCAAAGGTGACAGCAAACAGCCGAGGCCCAGCCAGCCTTCCATCTCAGACACCAAATCTCCCAACTGTGTCACTGACCAAACAGAAATATAGATCAAACTTGACTGAAAATAGCAGATACAAGCTTGGGACAGTGGCATTCATTGGAGATGAGTCTCGGCAGGTGGATAATCTTACATTAAACCAGGGATCTAGTCCACGACTGAGAGTAAATACCTCTGAAGGGGTTGTGGTGTTGAGTTACTCTGGTCAGAAAACAGAAGGTCCTCAAAGAATAAGTGCTCCAATCAGCCAGATTCCACCTGCTAGTGCAGTAGATATAGAATTTCAACAATCTGTGTCCAAGTCGCAAGCCAAACCAGAGCCAATTTCACAATCACAGCCTGTTTCAAAGGGTTCACAAACTCCATCGGGTTATAGCAATGTGATTAGCACTCATTCCTCAAGCATACTTGTTGGACATGGTGGTCCCCAATCTTATAACACATCACCTGTTATTTCAAGTATTAAACAAGAGCATCAAATCCATGAGAAATCTGAATCAGCTATGCATTCGGGTACACTATCGACTCAGCCAGGAGCAGTTAAGATAGTCTACAATCCTTTACCGAACATTGTATCTACTAACAAGAAAGGTGGAGACCCAGTTGTTCCCAAAATTGAagctgttaaagtaacacagcaGTCAACCCTGAGCCCAGGAATCAGCCCTCATCATGCTGCTATGCCAAGTAAGCTGCAATCAGACACTAACCACATCAGTTCTGGGCGTGGCACCCCAACAGAAAGAAGTCTGCCTCTGCCAGTTTCCATTAAACAGGAACCCCATTCTCCACGCACATCTGTTCATTCCCCTTCTCCATTTCCCAAAGTGTGTCAGCCGAGTAGCACCTCAACAACTTCCCAATCAATGAATGCTAATATGGTTATAAATGCTGGTCTTACTATGACACAATTTGTTCCGAGTGTCCATTTGCCAGAGCAATCGGTCATTATGCCTCCTCATAGTGTGACACAGACTCAGGTGGTCTCCTTAGGGCATCTTTCTCAGGGTGAAGTAAGAATGAATGCTCCTTCAGTACCAGGTATTCCATTTGGCATAAGACCCGAGACTCACCATCCCTCTCCTAGAGCTGTCCTCCAACCTCAAATGGAACTTCGTTCACAGAGATCAAACACGCCACAGTCAACAGTTATCAGAGACTTGTGTATGCCTCAGATATCCAACCAGCATCAACCTGATGAAGAACTACTTCATTATCATGGACTTAGAAGAGGATCAGCTCCCTTACAGCCAGATGTCCTTGTGATGCAGCCAGACTATAGAATCCATCCTGGAGGTTTGCGACTGGACCAATACAATGTGTCACAAGAGATGTTGCTGCGTGACGTTAGGATGATGTACCCACCTATGACAGCTGTAGGT
The Chiloscyllium punctatum isolate Juve2018m chromosome 16, sChiPun1.3, whole genome shotgun sequence DNA segment above includes these coding regions:
- the spen gene encoding msx2-interacting protein isoform X4, with protein sequence MVRETRHLWVGNLPENVREDKIIEHFKRYGRVESVKILPKRGSEGGVAAFVDFVDIKSAQKAHNSVNKMGDRDLRTDYNEPGTIPSAARGLDDTVPIGTRTREVSGFRGGGGGPTYGPPPSLHGREGRYERRLDGASDNRERTYDHSAYGHHDRTTAGFDRPRHYEQDYYRDPRDRTIQHGVYYGSRSRSPTRFEAHDPRYEQRGREQFAISSVVHRDLYREDITREVRGRRQEKNYQHSRSRSPHSSRSGNQSPQRSSQASRSRRSPSGSGSRSRSSSSDSVSSSSSTSSDSDSSSSSSDESPARSVQSAAVPAPPVQLPTPVEKDEPRKSYGIKVQNLPVRSTDTSLKDGLFHEFKKYGKVTSVQIHGASEERYGLVFFRQQEDQEKAMNASKGKLFFGMQIEVTAWTGPETESENEFRPLDDRIDEFHPKATRTLFIGNLEKTTTYGDLRNIFERFGEIVDIDIKKVNGVPQYAFLQYCDIASVCKAIKKMDGEYLGNNRLKLGFGKSMPTNCVWLDGLSSNITEQYLSRHFCRYGPVLKIVLDRQKGMALVLYDEIECAQTAVQETKGRKIGGNRIKVDFANRESQLAFYRSMEVSGQDIRDLYEIFAERRQDRRGSYHEYPADRAYFDAVRGPAAVFPEDPRRDYRARSRDFYAEWDPYQGDYYDPRYYEDPREYRDYRDPYEQDIREYSYRQRERERERERYESDRERDHERRTCERSQSPTHSRRAQSCSASPAQSERHQSDSVDSERRIYSRSSDRSGSCSSLSPPRYDKADKPDKVRPDRYEKNEKEKDRLFEPERAEKRTQRKDKSEKLERTKKIEKSEVEKLDKKEKIEKLKIRKVKPPSPSSLSSETDHEVDRDLNLDSLKGKTKQGKDKAEKEGASKNRLDLIPCVVLTRVKEREAKMIEPLNAEKPRGKSESDTVKSPSAEQNKVQLTRLDQTKTELSKLEPSRPKVPKEKLLASQIEVVGKEVKIKHKKNLKSEPCPEAPNAMDIDKLEARKRRFADPTLRTDRQKLEVKRGSQEEEELRLGLRKPPELAAWREMPTVGKEGDLDRRPLRKELLKREHRKVKQEKLISAFSPREGQESATVSAGIGLRPSIEAQSRLNEPSEEPVETPEIALKKLNTTKPPNKGTVQPLLPHLDEVPGEGEIKREERKRKYSGTPEDTNDHKSANEKLQTIDADEKLGIDIDYTQSYRKQMEQNRRLKQQQEMEMAKSEKYNSPRKENADEFERRSLVHEVGKPPQDVTDDSPPVKRRKTDQFDFETSMKRERNYRSSRQLSEDSEKTVLSPGFRHILSYQDEDDNDSPHQALLPKEPKDSPKLDSTFQIPVREEPLKCNAHESNKREQMLDLARFKIMSQSSEEEAPRWETRLKLDASRSDVSFPSSIIKRDGIRKRSVRELEPGEVPSDSDEDNEHKSSHSPKASTSFESSRLPLFLRNREDRISDLKLSSSLERNKFYSFALDKTITPDTKALLERAKSLSSSREENWSFLDRDSRFASFRKDKDKEKVESAPRPIPSWYMKKKKIRTDSEGKIDEKKEDHKEDEQERQELFASRFLHSSIFEQDSKRLQHLERKEDDMDVISGRLFGRQGSVDGSSNTPDLIQEPVVLFHSRFIELTRMQQKEKEKDQKPKELERREIEKEAQPKTTEPVSELKESDLKNTCPLLRAIVPPPPPPPPLTTSFQALPAEQQETVKNKTANETLVTESVVSNSGENRSESGPAADASKPVIVNVSPCEEIEPIVVNKQLEANVTSEPVASGQESVVREHLSYLDTKPPTPGGNDVQEICINAEPKVPEINADSSKPIPKEVVSEEHKDNKNPPISVELDINKKEEHSGIRPQVSDNEMDTEPSVVLKEKKNSKNKRTKTPLQAITATISEKPVTRKSERIDREKLKRSSSPRGDTQKLQDQKLDIEKVSKNTAKSPSSAPESETSEPSLPLGRTRRRNVRSVYATVDDGPSLIKDSTDTLRSTRKRAEKEVQESPNVQTPPRRGRPPKSRRRPGEEVPCFKADQVKQDAEETETKDGTESTKPVEGWKSPRSQKTAQSHSSAAQSSQIGRKGVKTEPRTAEICVERTADAAEPLIEQSSTAENIKASAEGNEIVSDQKSDRNDGALEKCPSTNNSGEIIEKRSVEKGSKSKCGRGRNAKASEDKMCLRNLEIRLSTEEVKGVLHSGDGEVTVTPKKDPPRNDSQSPELVKEEIGDTFLGPPKSPEKEIAKPECSPEAVQRAKQIELERAVENIAKLTEIPTVHPYKETADEPDVRTEEDAEKPAHQASETELAAAIDSIIADESAEPDSFPSAPRYPTEQTVAGISEDQMVLPTPPDTLQPETDQDIVNILESAADVGASGRLLAKGQPSNRLISKIPASGRLLSKAPVSGRSVSKSPASAENVVTEVPSSVESMVSEVPTSTDNMIPKVPTSEDNIVPENSTPVDTPSADSVISKAPVPLDSTIAKVSVSVESVISKAPGSVESVISKTPASVESVISKVPVSAESVISKVPVSTESMVSETPISTEGVVPSALSLDTSALKTPAMDSHSAISVSSTSRSPLLTTVVEAKSPDVCFQRSGNISQKTENLPLPEPAEVPRTPSRRGRSKPRMTRRNRRGSTSRKGELADDNSSEPEPVPVSADIKQNSVTAETISEKCANKSVVEPISVSKSDADNLTKLEECKLGGMKLSESDKDSTTEAISPHDPLHSSACNEDNRSPPCFKLKQHTEFAPEAQSKQNISRVAINAFPTTTTAKISVTPAPALGTAHISSGVVPDWMSRHEASRACSTPPPTAPPPDTKASDLDTNSSTLRKILMEPKYVSATGVTTTFVTTAINEPLTSVRTEEAFPSSEASKLVLDEKAVVPPSSTGGQQISEMPVFNEKEKHSSPLISPKVTSVISRIPPSLDQEEAAKVTANSRGPASLPSQTPNLPTVSLTKQKYRSNLTENSRYKLGTVAFIGDESRQVDNLTLNQGSSPRLRVNTSEGVVVLSYSGQKTEGPQRISAPISQIPPASAVDIEFQQSVSKSQAKPEPISQSQPVSKGSQTPSGYSNVISTHSSSILVGHGGPQSYNTSPVISSIKQEHQIHEKSESAMHSGTLSTQPGAVKIVYNPLPNIVSTNKKGGDPVVPKIEAVKVTQQSTLSPGISPHHAAMPSKLQSDTNHISSGRGTPTERSLPLPVSIKQEPHSPRTSVHSPSPFPKVCQPSSTSTTSQSMNANMVINAGLTMTQFVPSVHLPEQSVIMPPHSVTQTQVVSLGHLSQGEVRMNAPSVPGIPFGIRPETHHPSPRAVLQPQMELRSQRSNTPQSTVIRDLCMPQISNQHQPDEELLHYHGLRRGSAPLQPDVLVMQPDYRIHPGGLRLDQYNVSQEMLLRDVRMMYPPMTAVGDVHGEARQARTPDGSVKTPPTSKTPQPAKEAPKTSEVKMTKSPHNEARLINVPPGMPMSQSVMVSHGVQLMHQVPSSFHDYPRVYQDPRNFHHSHLGHPPFGGMNLPSRSMTPQGISEGEHVHPGQRSKTPQISQDTKGSAASEHPHHVSITRLTGQMELHSPHLQHLQRERVQPEANLTSYPSPTGVSMPIKHELSSPHQPLTPKQPSFISTQSSTPGTAPSPVISRSDPPTTGKQEPQPPSGSQRPVDMVQLLTKYPIVWQGLLALKNDTAAVQLHFVSGNNVLAHRSLPAPEGGPPLRIAQRMRLEATQLEGVARRMTVETDYCLLLALPCGRDQEDVVSQTESLKAGFISYLQLKQAAGIINVPNPGSNQPAYVLQIFPPCEFSESHLSRLAPDLLASISNISPHLMIVIASV
- the spen gene encoding msx2-interacting protein isoform X7 — its product is MFVHFSLPRFNWDLGRVYCSLKRASDNRERTYDHSAYGHHDRTTAGFDRPRHYEQDYYRDPRDRTIQHGVYYGSRSRSPTRFEAHDPRYEQRGREQFAISSVVHRDLYREDITREVRGRRQEKNYQHSRSRSPHSSRSGNQSPQRSSQASRSRRSPSGSGSRSRSSSSDSVSSSSSTSSDSSDSSSSSSDESPARSVQSAAVPAPPVQLPTPVEKDEPRKSYGIKVQNLPVRSTDTSLKDGLFHEFKKYGKVTSVQIHGASEERYGLVFFRQQEDQEKAMNASKGKLFFGMQIEVTAWTGPETESENEFRPLDDRIDEFHPKATRTLFIGNLEKTTTYGDLRNIFERFGEIVDIDIKKVNGVPQYAFLQYCDIASVCKAIKKMDGEYLGNNRLKVRKEKYSHLLIRNIHLSGIHSEILLGFGKSMPTNCVWLDGLSSNITEQYLSRHFCRYGPVLKIVLDRQKGMALVLYDEIECAQTAVQETKGRKIGGNRIKVDFANRESQLAFYRSMEVSGQDIRDLYEIFAERRQDRRGSYHEYPADRAYFDAVRGPAAVFPEDPRRDYRARSRDFYAEWDPYQGDYYDPRYYEDPREYRDYRDPYEQDIREYSYRQRERERERERYESDRERDHERRTCERSQSPTHSRRAQSCSASPAQSERHQSDSVDSERRIYSRSSDRSGSCSSLSPPRYDKADKPDKVRPDRYEKNEKEKDRLFEPERAEKRTQRKDKSEKLERTKKIEKSEVEKLDKKEKIEKLKIRKVKPPSPSSLSSETDHEVDRDLNLDSLKGKTKQGKDKAEKEGASKNRLDLIPCVVLTRVKEREAKMIEPLNAEKPRGKSESDTVKSPSAEQNKVQLTRLDQTKTELSKLEPSRPKVPKEKLLASQIEVVGKEVKIKHKKNLKSEPCPEAPNAMDIDKLEARKRRFADPTLRTDRQKLEVKRGSQEEEELRLGLRKPPELAAWREMPTVGKEGDLDRRPLRKELLKREHRKVKQEKLISAFSPREGQESATVSAGIGLRPSIEAQSRLNEPSEEPVETPEIALKKLNTTKPPNKGTVQPLLPHLDEVPGEGEIKREERKRKYSGTPEDTNDHKSANEKLQTIDADEKLGIDIDYTQSYRKQMEQNRRLKQQQEMEMAKSEKYNSPRKENADEFERRSLVHEVGKPPQDVTDDSPPVKRRKTDQFDFETSMKRERNYRSSRQLSEDSEKTVLSPGFRHILSYQDEDDNDSPHQALLPKEPKDSPKLDSTFQIPVREEPLKCNAHESNKREQMLDLARFKIMSQSSEEEAPRWETRLKLDASRSDVSFPSSIIKRDGIRKRSVRELEPGEVPSDSDEDNEHKSSHSPKASTSFESSRLPLFLRNREDRISDLKLSSSLERNKFYSFALDKTITPDTKALLERAKSLSSSREENWSFLDRDSRFASFRKDKDKEKVESAPRPIPSWYMKKKKIRTDSEGKIDEKKEDHKEDEQERQELFASRFLHSSIFEQDSKRLQHLERKEDDMDVISGRLFGRQGSVDGSSNTPDLIQEPVVLFHSRFIELTRMQQKEKEKDQKPKELERREIEKEAQPKTTEPVSELKESDLKNTCPLLRAIVPPPPPPPPLTTSFQALPAEQQETVKNKTANETLVTESVVSNSGENRSESGPAADASKPVIVNVSPCEEIEPIVVNKQLEANVTSEPVASGQESVVREHLSYLDTKPPTPGGNDVQEICINAEPKVPEINADSSKPIPKEVVSEEHKDNKNPPISVELDINKKEEHSGIRPQVSDNEMDTEPSVVLKEKKNSKNKRTKTPLQAITATISEKPVTRKSERIDREKLKRSSSPRGDTQKLQDQKLDIEKVSKNTAKSPSSAPESETSEPSLPLGRTRRRNVRSVYATVDDGPSLIKDSTDTLRSTRKRAEKEVQESPNVQTPPRRGRPPKSRRRPGEEVPCFKADQVKQDAEETETKDGTESTKPVEGWKSPRSQKTAQSHSSAAQSSQIGRKGVKTEPRTAEICVERTADAAEPLIEQSSTAENIKASAEGNEIVSDQKSDRNDGALEKCPSTNNSGEIIEKRSVEKGSKSKCGRGRNAKASEDKMCLRNLEIRLSTEEVKGVLHSGDGEVTVTPKKDPPRNDSQSPELVKEEIGDTFLGPPKSPEKEIAKPECSPEAVQRAKQIELERAVENIAKLTEIPTVHPYKETADEPDVRTEEDAEKPAHQASETELAAAIDSIIADESAEPDSFPSAPRYPTEQTVAGISEDQMVLPTPPDTLQPETDQDIVNILESAADVGASGRLLAKGQPSNRLISKIPASGRLLSKAPVSGRSVSKSPASAENVVTEVPSSVESMVSEVPTSTDNMIPKVPTSEDNIVPENSTPVDTPSADSVISKAPVPLDSTIAKVSVSVESVISKAPGSVESVISKTPASVESVISKVPVSAESVISKVPVSTESMVSETPISTEGVVPSALSLDTSALKTPAMDSHSAISVSSTSRSPLLTTVVEAKSPDVCFQRSGNISQKTENLPLPEPAEVPRTPSRRGRSKPRMTRRNRRGSTSRKGELADDNSSEPEPVPVSADIKQNSVTAETISEKCANKSVVEPISVSKSDADNLTKLEECKLGGMKLSESDKDSTTEAISPHDPLHSSACNEDNRSPPCFKLKQHTEFAPEAQSKQNISRVAINAFPTTTTAKISVTPAPALGTAHISSGVVPDWMSRHEASRACSTPPPTAPPPDTKASDLDTNSSTLRKILMEPKYVSATGVTTTFVTTAINEPLTSVRTEEAFPSSEASKLVLDEKAVVPPSSTGGQQISEMPVFNEKEKHSSPLISPKVTSVISRIPPSLDQEEAAKVTANSRGPASLPSQTPNLPTVSLTKQKYRSNLTENSRYKLGTVAFIGDESRQVDNLTLNQGSSPRLRVNTSEGVVVLSYSGQKTEGPQRISAPISQIPPASAVDIEFQQSVSKSQAKPEPISQSQPVSKGSQTPSGYSNVISTHSSSILVGHGGPQSYNTSPVISSIKQEHQIHEKSESAMHSGTLSTQPGAVKIVYNPLPNIVSTNKKGGDPVVPKIEAVKVTQQSTLSPGISPHHAAMPSKLQSDTNHISSGRGTPTERSLPLPVSIKQEPHSPRTSVHSPSPFPKVCQPSSTSTTSQSMNANMVINAGLTMTQFVPSVHLPEQSVIMPPHSVTQTQVVSLGHLSQGEVRMNAPSVPGIPFGIRPETHHPSPRAVLQPQMELRSQRSNTPQSTVIRDLCMPQISNQHQPDEELLHYHGLRRGSAPLQPDVLVMQPDYRIHPGGLRLDQYNVSQEMLLRDVRMMYPPMTAVGDVHGEARQARTPDGSVKTPPTSKTPQPAKEAPKTSEVKMTKSPHNEARLINVPPGMPMSQSVMVSHGVQLMHQVPSSFHDYPRVYQDPRNFHHSHLGHPPFGGMNLPSRSMTPQGISEGEHVHPGQRSKTPQISQDTKGSAASEHPHHVSITRLTGQMELHSPHLQHLQRERVQPEANLTSYPSPTGVSMPIKHELSSPHQPLTPKQPSFISTQSSTPGTAPSPVISRSDPPTTGKQEPQPPSGSQRPVDMVQLLTKYPIVWQGLLALKNDTAAVQLHFVSGNNVLAHRSLPAPEGGPPLRIAQRMRLEATQLEGVARRMTVETDYCLLLALPCGRDQEDVVSQTESLKAGFISYLQLKQAAGIINVPNPGSNQPAYVLQIFPPCEFSESHLSRLAPDLLASISNISPHLMIVIASV